In a genomic window of Hyphomonas sp.:
- a CDS encoding DUF4345 family protein produces the protein MFIRIFLAVIALTFAAFGIWSLIDPVAMTASMGVEPGGPNGVYEVRGIYGGVSLGAGLLAAAGAIRARMVRPALWFITAYMGGYVFARIAGLIAGDTPTSGFLMFTGFETGCLVLAVVSLAAYRPD, from the coding sequence ATGTTCATCCGCATCTTTCTTGCCGTCATCGCCCTCACCTTCGCAGCCTTCGGGATCTGGTCGCTGATCGACCCGGTGGCCATGACCGCCTCCATGGGCGTGGAGCCCGGCGGACCGAACGGCGTGTATGAGGTCCGGGGCATTTATGGCGGGGTCAGCCTGGGCGCGGGCCTGCTGGCGGCGGCCGGCGCGATTCGCGCCCGCATGGTGCGCCCGGCGCTGTGGTTCATCACTGCCTATATGGGCGGCTATGTGTTCGCGCGGATTGCGGGCCTCATCGCAGGAGACACGCCGACCTCCGGCTTCCTGATGTTTACCGGGTTCGAAACCGGCTGCCTTGTGCTCGCC
- a CDS encoding rhomboid family intramembrane serine protease, which produces MRQSRRAPPIINAPPFVTAVALAIIAAHAVRLLAGGRLDAVFVEIGAVFPDRFWGWATGQGVIGGYPPYDSALEALAPLAGTALVHGSWSHLLMNTIMLVAVGKPVYGALAHLARTRATANLAFLGVFVVAVIGGSLAHLASHFPDGPPAIGASGGVSGLIAGALMLQNGVPIRLLDRKFLTTSAVFFVGNLVLAFLGPSMFGSEIAWQAHIGGYVAGALLFRYLARGLGRARFGT; this is translated from the coding sequence ATGCGCCAGTCCCGGCGAGCGCCCCCCATCATCAATGCGCCGCCCTTCGTCACGGCTGTGGCGCTGGCCATTATTGCCGCGCATGCAGTGAGGTTGCTGGCGGGCGGCCGGCTCGATGCCGTGTTCGTGGAGATCGGCGCGGTGTTTCCGGACCGTTTCTGGGGCTGGGCAACCGGTCAGGGCGTCATTGGCGGTTATCCGCCCTATGATTCGGCGCTGGAAGCCCTTGCCCCGCTGGCCGGCACGGCGCTCGTCCATGGCAGCTGGTCGCATCTCCTCATGAACACGATCATGCTGGTCGCGGTCGGCAAGCCGGTCTATGGCGCGCTGGCTCATCTGGCCCGAACCCGCGCCACCGCGAATCTCGCCTTTCTCGGCGTCTTCGTGGTCGCCGTGATTGGCGGGTCGTTGGCCCATCTGGCCTCGCACTTTCCAGATGGTCCGCCGGCGATCGGCGCATCAGGCGGCGTGTCCGGCCTGATCGCCGGCGCGCTGATGCTTCAGAACGGCGTTCCGATTCGCCTGCTGGACCGCAAATTTCTGACCACAAGCGCGGTCTTCTTCGTCGGCAACCTCGTGCTCGCCTTTCTCGGCCCGTCCATGTTCGGTTCGGAGATCGCCTGGCAGGCCCATATTGGTGGCTATGTCGCCGGCGCGCTGCTGTTCCGCTATCTGGCCCGGGGGCTCGGCCGGGCGCGATTCGGCACCTGA
- a CDS encoding CBS domain-containing protein, which produces MTIDQILKDKGFAIISVRAGETLAAAARTLDGKRIGAVVALDDAGGIVGVLSERDIVRHVARQGAAALNLNVGDAMTRDVIKVDSTTKVDDALQLMTDRRIRHLPVISGDELVGVVSIGDLVKWKIAETEAEAEAMKSYLSAQY; this is translated from the coding sequence ATGACCATAGACCAGATTCTGAAGGACAAGGGATTCGCCATCATATCGGTGCGGGCCGGCGAGACGCTGGCCGCAGCTGCACGCACGCTGGACGGCAAGCGAATCGGCGCCGTCGTCGCGCTGGATGATGCGGGCGGCATTGTCGGCGTGCTTTCAGAACGGGATATCGTTCGCCATGTCGCGCGACAGGGCGCTGCCGCGCTCAACCTGAATGTCGGCGATGCCATGACGCGGGACGTCATCAAGGTCGACTCGACCACCAAGGTGGATGATGCGCTGCAGCTCATGACAGACCGGCGGATTCGCCATTTGCCCGTAATCAGTGGCGATGAACTGGTCGGCGTGGTCTCGATCGGCGATCTGGTGAAGTGGAAGATCGCCGAAACAGAGGCTGAGGCAGAGGCGATGAAATCCTACCTGTCTGCCCAGTACTGA
- a CDS encoding ATP-binding protein has translation MVAFQTMSLVPPAEGARNRLARLVDRALAYVRSNITAERPPLQHVLITGVPGSGKTVALQLIAERANRLRTGHVVVTTISEIESQTIAPETLIEKIRASLETPRDQDRDLPLAVDWGGGTDKRWVAEKDLLDRALQAVPEKTLCLVLIDGLDLLMSAGLSSAAAQSRLRDLMQEHAQIMIVATARSQETQSRPERRIFQAFAPLRLPVIDASAMMLELERATENVRLNAAAAAHAFEDRPEHTWTFAKLANLSPDASASDVYELLIDIELERLLANLRELPIRARRLFHAIALSDRPSRPTDLATILETESSDLGQPTKILRERFLIDVHAKSSTRKRYYLIVDRLLANLYRRSAGRERYCLGDLIQLRRTGLGLEFTEAGRMEKAAITTLLDQWASETRPKRFQSIATHIAAETRRDPNALVAVMLCDHERYHELVKDFAELIPSEFPTLRSLLRDLDAVRDENDNAPMMAYDHERCLSFFSMIGSTNTLN, from the coding sequence ATGGTGGCGTTCCAGACCATGAGCCTCGTCCCGCCCGCTGAAGGCGCCCGCAACCGACTGGCCCGGCTTGTGGACCGAGCCTTGGCATATGTCCGCAGCAACATCACTGCAGAGCGCCCGCCACTACAACATGTGCTCATCACAGGCGTCCCAGGCAGTGGGAAGACCGTTGCGCTCCAACTCATTGCAGAAAGAGCAAACCGGCTGCGAACCGGACATGTCGTTGTTACGACGATCTCAGAAATCGAAAGCCAAACAATAGCCCCGGAAACGCTTATCGAGAAGATCCGCGCAAGCCTCGAAACACCGCGGGATCAAGACAGAGATCTGCCGCTAGCCGTCGATTGGGGAGGCGGTACCGACAAGCGATGGGTCGCTGAAAAAGACCTGCTGGACCGCGCGCTACAGGCAGTTCCGGAGAAAACACTTTGTCTGGTTCTGATCGATGGTCTCGATCTGCTTATGAGTGCAGGACTCTCTAGTGCTGCAGCGCAATCCCGGCTCCGTGACCTCATGCAAGAGCACGCTCAGATCATGATCGTGGCGACCGCGCGATCGCAGGAAACCCAGTCACGACCCGAACGGCGGATATTTCAAGCTTTCGCGCCATTGCGGCTACCGGTCATTGATGCGTCCGCAATGATGCTGGAACTTGAACGTGCGACCGAAAACGTCAGATTGAATGCAGCTGCTGCGGCACATGCCTTCGAAGACCGGCCTGAACACACCTGGACTTTTGCCAAACTCGCAAATCTTTCTCCAGATGCCAGCGCATCCGACGTCTACGAATTACTCATCGACATCGAACTCGAACGGCTATTGGCCAATTTAAGAGAGCTGCCAATCCGGGCACGCCGCCTGTTCCACGCAATCGCTCTTTCCGATAGACCGTCGCGTCCAACGGATTTGGCGACCATCCTGGAGACAGAAAGCTCTGATTTGGGGCAGCCTACGAAGATCCTTCGTGAACGCTTTCTGATTGATGTGCACGCGAAGAGCTCTACTCGAAAGCGTTACTATCTCATCGTCGACCGGCTCTTGGCGAACCTCTATCGGCGGTCGGCTGGACGAGAAAGATACTGTTTGGGTGATCTCATACAACTTCGGCGAACCGGCCTGGGACTCGAGTTCACCGAAGCTGGCCGTATGGAAAAAGCGGCAATCACGACACTTTTGGACCAATGGGCGAGCGAGACCCGACCTAAGCGCTTCCAATCAATTGCAACCCATATCGCAGCAGAAACACGCCGAGACCCGAATGCTCTGGTTGCGGTAATGCTCTGCGATCATGAACGCTACCATGAACTCGTGAAAGACTTTGCTGAACTCATACCATCTGAGTTTCCGACGCTCCGGTCTCTGCTCCGCGATTTGGATGCAGTCAGAGACGAGAACGACAATGCCCCCATGATGGCCTATGATCACGAGCGTTGCCTGAGTTTTTTCTCCATGATTGGCTCTACCAACACCCTGAACTGA
- a CDS encoding AAA family ATPase: MNQKLEPHYGAGVDGAKFWPRPKLTKKTLRTLRSGGSIALFGPRRTGKSSVMKETKRLLSEDNKFHVIELNLEGRVSMTAFVTRLLKQLPEQTGKSLLQRWTQLPFLPEALTEAIKRFSDGKAGGDKADDSLFMEFWAQLAEAVEKQVLESDKTIVFFFDELPYFCDNQIEAGVTPDTIDTFLATLRRWRQAGIPMAIAGSIGIREIARQHELEMDHLNDLVSVTIPPLEDDDAKDMLRALAAGFELDWWSDELADAVIATTADTFPSFLQRAMIEIESEDARTPEAVAVALKGTYRREFEISFFEQFSKRLKHYGDEEPTARKILSTLAARNPCDVGALAEAAKETGMDDDAIQNLLIALEQDAFIATDPETREAVFAYKVVETWWRSRP; the protein is encoded by the coding sequence ATGAACCAGAAACTCGAACCTCACTATGGCGCTGGCGTCGATGGAGCCAAATTCTGGCCCCGGCCCAAACTGACCAAGAAGACGCTACGAACGCTGAGAAGCGGCGGCAGCATTGCCCTGTTTGGTCCGCGTCGAACTGGCAAATCCTCGGTGATGAAGGAGACCAAGCGTCTTCTCTCCGAAGACAACAAATTTCACGTGATTGAACTCAACCTGGAAGGTCGCGTGAGCATGACGGCCTTCGTCACACGCCTTCTAAAGCAACTTCCTGAACAGACGGGCAAATCACTCCTCCAGCGATGGACCCAACTTCCCTTCTTACCAGAAGCTCTCACAGAAGCGATAAAGCGCTTCAGCGACGGCAAAGCCGGCGGCGATAAAGCGGATGATTCGCTGTTTATGGAATTCTGGGCTCAACTGGCTGAGGCGGTCGAGAAACAAGTTCTTGAGTCCGACAAGACGATTGTCTTCTTCTTCGATGAACTACCCTATTTTTGCGATAATCAAATTGAGGCCGGCGTAACGCCGGACACAATAGATACATTCCTGGCGACACTTCGCCGGTGGCGGCAAGCTGGCATCCCCATGGCTATTGCTGGCTCGATCGGGATCCGAGAAATTGCACGCCAGCATGAGCTGGAAATGGATCACCTCAATGATCTCGTCAGCGTGACGATCCCACCTTTGGAAGACGACGACGCAAAGGACATGCTCCGGGCGCTTGCAGCAGGTTTTGAACTGGACTGGTGGAGCGACGAATTGGCTGATGCGGTAATCGCCACAACAGCCGATACGTTTCCGAGCTTTCTGCAACGCGCAATGATCGAGATTGAAAGCGAGGACGCACGAACGCCTGAAGCCGTCGCGGTCGCGCTAAAGGGCACATACCGACGCGAGTTCGAGATCAGTTTCTTTGAGCAATTCTCGAAACGACTGAAACACTACGGTGATGAAGAGCCCACTGCTCGCAAAATCCTCTCAACACTGGCCGCTCGAAACCCGTGCGATGTCGGCGCTCTGGCAGAAGCGGCAAAGGAAACAGGCATGGATGACGACGCAATTCAGAATCTTCTGATCGCGCTCGAACAGGACGCCTTTATCGCAACCGATCCAGAAACACGCGAGGCTGTATTCGCATACAAAGTAGTGGAGACATGGTGGCGTTCCAGACCATGA
- a CDS encoding DUF736 domain-containing protein codes for MMAQIGSFTLKDGKYTGTIRTMTINVKAQLVPNKTKANDEAPDYRLYAGGAELGAAWQQESKDGETPYLAVKLDDPSFAGPVRAAFFENAEDGTGVMVWKR; via the coding sequence ATGATGGCACAGATTGGATCATTCACACTGAAGGATGGGAAGTATACCGGAACCATCCGGACCATGACGATCAATGTCAAAGCCCAGCTTGTTCCGAACAAGACCAAGGCCAATGACGAGGCACCGGATTACCGACTCTATGCCGGCGGTGCGGAACTCGGCGCGGCCTGGCAGCAGGAAAGCAAGGATGGCGAGACGCCCTACCTTGCCGTGAAGCTGGACGATCCGAGCTTTGCCGGGCCAGTGCGGGCCGCCTTTTTCGAGAATGCAGAAGACGGCACCGGCGTCATGGTGTGGAAACGCTAG
- a CDS encoding DUF2274 domain-containing protein has product MTLRLDKLPDRTPVRMTVSVDPDLASALTDYATLYKQTYGQEEKPETLIPAMLEMFLGSDPGFKRARKALHANASAKG; this is encoded by the coding sequence ATGACACTTCGTCTCGACAAGCTTCCGGACCGCACACCCGTACGCATGACCGTCTCTGTCGATCCGGATCTCGCTTCGGCGCTCACCGACTATGCGACGCTGTACAAGCAGACCTATGGCCAGGAGGAAAAGCCCGAAACGCTGATCCCCGCCATGCTTGAGATGTTCCTCGGGTCCGACCCCGGGTTCAAACGGGCGCGCAAAGCCCTACACGCCAATGCCAGCGCGAAAGGATAG
- a CDS encoding TrbI/VirB10 family protein encodes MSEPIPFDEHAERLKIRSSPKPVTRINRKVLMVGAGLGVLALFAAASIALKPPTAAAPPGQELYNTTNTRKPDGLSTLPASYGELAPVEDRIARLGPPLSGDLGSTMLAAERELGIEPEYVTRFEDDFRPNPADEAARARRMREAAMAEEAARAPVFFRLQSETGSAALAENAGRTRPSSADLTSELLALAAMPQGAPSAFAAADPNLQDRKLAFAGEEASADVYNEYGVQDAVSPYQVMAGTLIPASLVTGINSDLPGTIVAQVTQPVYDTVTGAYLLIPQGSRLIGRYQSEVSFGQDRALVTWDRIIFPDGSSIVISAPGADAQGYSGLSDRTDHHWDRVFAAAGLATILGIGAELGSDGDGDIERAIRRGATDTINEAGQRVVDRNLGIQPTIRVRPGWPVRVVVTRDLILRAHPQGAQ; translated from the coding sequence ATGAGCGAGCCCATTCCCTTCGACGAACATGCCGAACGGCTGAAGATCCGGTCTTCCCCGAAACCCGTCACACGGATCAACCGCAAGGTATTGATGGTCGGCGCCGGGCTTGGCGTGCTGGCGCTGTTTGCCGCCGCCAGCATCGCCCTGAAGCCGCCGACCGCCGCCGCCCCGCCCGGACAGGAACTCTACAACACGACCAATACAAGAAAGCCCGATGGGCTCTCCACTCTGCCAGCCAGCTATGGCGAACTGGCGCCGGTCGAGGACCGAATTGCCCGGCTCGGCCCGCCGCTTTCGGGCGATCTCGGCTCGACCATGCTGGCCGCTGAGCGCGAGCTTGGCATCGAGCCGGAATATGTCACGCGTTTTGAAGACGACTTCCGGCCCAACCCGGCCGATGAGGCGGCACGGGCAAGGCGCATGCGAGAAGCAGCAATGGCCGAAGAAGCCGCCCGCGCGCCGGTCTTCTTCCGTCTGCAATCGGAAACTGGCAGCGCAGCACTTGCGGAAAACGCAGGCCGAACCCGCCCATCCAGCGCCGATCTCACCTCCGAACTGCTGGCCCTCGCCGCGATGCCCCAGGGGGCGCCATCAGCCTTCGCCGCAGCCGATCCCAATCTTCAGGACCGCAAGCTCGCCTTTGCAGGCGAGGAAGCTTCGGCGGATGTCTATAATGAATATGGCGTGCAGGATGCCGTCTCGCCCTATCAGGTCATGGCGGGCACGCTGATCCCGGCCTCGCTGGTCACCGGCATCAATAGTGACCTGCCCGGTACCATCGTCGCCCAGGTCACTCAGCCCGTCTATGACACTGTGACGGGCGCCTATCTTCTCATCCCGCAAGGCTCGCGTCTGATCGGACGCTACCAGTCTGAAGTCTCGTTCGGGCAGGACCGCGCGCTTGTGACTTGGGACCGGATCATTTTTCCGGACGGGTCTTCGATTGTCATCTCAGCGCCTGGCGCCGATGCGCAGGGTTACTCTGGGCTCTCTGACCGTACCGACCATCATTGGGACCGCGTGTTCGCCGCGGCTGGGCTTGCGACCATTCTTGGGATCGGTGCGGAGCTTGGATCTGATGGCGACGGCGACATTGAGCGCGCTATCCGGCGCGGTGCCACTGACACCATCAACGAAGCTGGCCAGCGCGTCGTCGACCGCAATCTCGGTATCCAGCCCACCATCCGTGTCCGTCCCGGCTGGCCCGTGCGCGTGGTGGTCACACGCGATCTCATTCTCCGCGCCCATCCACAAGGAGCACAGTGA
- the trbG gene encoding P-type conjugative transfer protein TrbG — translation MIRFILAGSALALTTACATTTEFQPFDEAAFVAAVPLADEAERPVEIVETAIALPLPGQMKPIETSADAPSVSPRQAIREGREHALIEPSVDGYVNAIQIYPYTEGALYRLYASPGQVSDIALQPGEELVSVSAGDTVRWVVGDTVSGSGSTARAHVLVKPISGGIRTNLMIATNRRTYHLELESVDGGYMAALSWRYPADELAELTARNGRAIAREAGSIERGLVLEGLNFDYRLTGDDPDWKPIRVFDDGRQVYIQMPANIATTDMPPLFVLGEDGDAELVNYRVRGSYYVVDRLFRAAELRLGERNQTVVRIARTQRRTGLAALFGG, via the coding sequence ATGATCCGCTTTATCCTTGCAGGCTCCGCCCTGGCGCTCACCACGGCCTGCGCCACCACCACAGAGTTTCAGCCTTTCGATGAGGCCGCCTTCGTCGCCGCTGTCCCCCTGGCGGACGAAGCAGAACGGCCGGTCGAGATCGTCGAAACCGCCATAGCGCTGCCGCTCCCCGGTCAGATGAAACCGATCGAAACCAGCGCCGACGCGCCCAGCGTCTCGCCAAGGCAAGCCATCCGCGAGGGCCGCGAACATGCCCTGATCGAGCCCTCCGTCGATGGCTATGTGAACGCGATCCAGATCTATCCCTATACGGAGGGTGCGCTCTACCGGCTCTATGCCAGCCCCGGTCAGGTCAGCGATATCGCGCTTCAACCCGGCGAAGAGCTGGTCTCAGTCTCGGCCGGTGACACGGTGCGCTGGGTGGTCGGTGATACTGTCTCCGGCTCCGGGTCGACCGCCCGCGCGCATGTGCTGGTCAAGCCAATCAGCGGCGGCATCCGCACCAATCTCATGATCGCCACCAACCGGCGCACCTATCATCTGGAACTGGAAAGCGTGGATGGCGGCTATATGGCCGCGCTCTCCTGGCGCTATCCCGCCGATGAGCTGGCTGAACTGACCGCGCGCAATGGCCGGGCCATCGCAAGGGAAGCAGGCTCAATCGAACGCGGACTGGTGCTGGAAGGGCTCAATTTCGACTACCGCCTGACCGGCGATGATCCCGACTGGAAACCGATCCGCGTCTTCGATGATGGACGGCAAGTCTATATCCAGATGCCGGCCAATATCGCCACCACCGATATGCCGCCATTGTTTGTCTTGGGCGAGGATGGTGACGCCGAACTCGTCAATTACCGCGTCCGCGGCAGCTATTATGTGGTCGACCGGCTCTTCCGCGCGGCTGAACTGCGCCTCGGCGAGAGGAACCAGACCGTTGTGCGCATTGCCCGCACGCAGCGCCGGACCGGGCTCGCGGCGCTTTTCGGGGGCTGA
- the trbF gene encoding conjugal transfer protein TrbF, producing MFKRSSTSYGHSPFPETPYQKAGQIWDDRIGSARVQAKNWRLMALGCLGLCFLSSAALVWRSTISTVTPYVVEVDETGAARAVAPATERYVASDAQIAHHLANFISHVRGLSVDPVVVRENWLRAYDFVTDRAATTLSEYAQINDPFADVGRKSRTVDVVSVVRVSDDSFQARWIEKTYENGALMKAQRFTGLFSIVTQPPRDAATLRANPLGLYIHSLNWGEDLVTGDE from the coding sequence ATGTTCAAACGATCTTCCACTTCCTATGGGCATAGCCCTTTCCCTGAAACGCCCTACCAGAAGGCGGGGCAAATCTGGGACGACCGCATCGGTTCCGCCCGCGTCCAGGCGAAGAATTGGCGCTTGATGGCGCTCGGCTGTCTCGGGCTTTGCTTCCTCTCCTCCGCCGCTTTAGTCTGGCGTTCCACCATTTCCACGGTCACGCCCTATGTGGTTGAGGTGGATGAGACCGGCGCAGCCCGCGCTGTTGCTCCGGCCACGGAGCGCTATGTCGCGAGCGATGCTCAGATCGCCCATCACCTGGCCAATTTCATTTCCCATGTGCGCGGGCTGAGCGTCGATCCGGTGGTCGTGCGCGAGAATTGGCTCCGCGCCTATGATTTCGTGACCGACAGGGCCGCGACCACGCTCAGCGAATACGCCCAGATCAATGATCCCTTCGCCGACGTCGGGCGCAAATCGCGCACCGTGGATGTCGTCAGCGTGGTGCGTGTTTCCGATGACAGCTTCCAGGCTCGCTGGATCGAGAAGACCTATGAAAATGGCGCCCTGATGAAGGCCCAGCGCTTTACCGGGCTCTTCTCCATCGTGACGCAACCGCCGCGTGATGCCGCGACGCTGCGCGCCAATCCCCTCGGCCTTTACATCCACTCACTCAATTGGGGCGAAGACCTCGTGACAGGAGACGAATAA
- the trbL gene encoding P-type conjugative transfer protein TrbL encodes MDVIDTFLATFIRYIDSGFGLLAGDVAYLSTTLIAIDITLAGLFWALAQNTDVIAGLLKRVLYVGVFAFIIGNFSVLANIIFESFAELGVTAGGGAMTPGDLLRPGFIASVGFDASKPLLEEVSDMLGPISFFHNFIMIAVMLIAWAVIMVAFFVLAVQLFITILEFKLTTLAGFVLVPFALWNKTSFLAERVLGNVITSGVKLMVLAVIIGIGSTLFASVTDAFRTGDDVTLAQVMGTVLASIVFFWMGIFAPGVASGLITGAPQLGAGSAAGAAMGVVAGTYVAGMGGRAAIGGASSAVKAGASMAGAARTSYTLGSVASSASGAGAVAAGLAGVARAGGDAIRRTASRPAGSLREAYRRGSQGAWTATGGSPVGGGSETSSTGEPGWARRMQTQQRMSHAGQAAVHSLRDGDRGSSGAAPSLQDKDE; translated from the coding sequence ATGGACGTGATCGACACCTTCCTTGCGACCTTTATTCGCTACATCGACAGCGGGTTCGGCCTACTGGCAGGTGATGTCGCGTACCTGTCGACCACGCTGATCGCCATCGATATCACGCTGGCGGGCCTCTTCTGGGCGCTGGCGCAGAACACCGACGTCATCGCCGGACTCCTGAAGAGAGTCCTCTATGTCGGCGTCTTCGCCTTCATCATTGGCAATTTCTCCGTCCTTGCGAACATCATATTCGAGAGTTTCGCCGAACTGGGCGTGACCGCCGGCGGCGGCGCCATGACGCCCGGCGACCTCCTGCGGCCCGGCTTCATCGCCAGTGTCGGCTTCGATGCCTCCAAACCCCTGCTCGAAGAAGTCTCCGACATGCTGGGGCCGATCTCCTTCTTCCATAACTTCATCATGATTGCGGTGATGCTGATCGCCTGGGCCGTCATCATGGTGGCCTTCTTTGTCCTCGCCGTGCAGCTCTTCATCACCATACTGGAGTTCAAGCTGACAACGCTGGCCGGCTTCGTGCTCGTCCCCTTCGCGCTCTGGAACAAGACCTCATTCCTGGCTGAACGTGTGCTCGGTAATGTCATCACTTCGGGCGTCAAGCTGATGGTGCTCGCCGTCATTATCGGCATCGGCTCGACCCTCTTTGCCTCCGTCACCGACGCCTTCCGCACCGGCGATGATGTGACGCTGGCCCAGGTCATGGGCACGGTGCTCGCCTCCATCGTCTTCTTCTGGATGGGGATATTCGCTCCGGGCGTCGCCAGCGGGCTCATCACCGGCGCCCCGCAGCTTGGCGCAGGCTCTGCAGCCGGCGCTGCTATGGGCGTTGTCGCCGGCACCTATGTCGCCGGCATGGGCGGACGCGCGGCGATTGGCGGGGCCTCATCCGCTGTCAAGGCGGGCGCCTCGATGGCCGGGGCAGCGCGCACCTCCTATACGCTCGGCTCGGTCGCCTCCAGCGCGTCCGGCGCTGGCGCCGTGGCCGCCGGTCTTGCCGGTGTCGCACGCGCGGGCGGCGACGCCATAAGGCGGACCGCCAGCCGTCCGGCGGGGTCTCTCCGCGAGGCATACCGGCGCGGCAGCCAGGGCGCCTGGACGGCCACTGGCGGCTCACCCGTCGGCGGCGGCAGTGAAACCTCTTCAACTGGCGAGCCCGGCTGGGCGCGGCGGATGCAAACCCAGCAGCGCATGAGCCATGCCGGCCAGGCCGCTGTTCACTCCCTGCGCGACGGTGATCGCGGTTCATCCGGCGCAGCCCCAAGCCTTCAGGACAAGGACGAATAG
- the trbJ gene encoding P-type conjugative transfer protein TrbJ, which translates to MKRLLPCVLLCALPLNTMVAPPASAQWTVYDPANHVQNILQAIQAVEEVTNQIEQLTHEIEMLENMARNLETLPVNVAEAIILDRIKRIEELMREAEGIGYGVEEVEREYEEAYPEDYGETPPRQAELVEDARARWRQSRTAYRDTLVTVSAALEDNETDAEAIAGLIETSQAAVGNLQAVQAGNQIEAMQTQQLIQMESMMAAYYRAEALERARELAEAERGRARTKSFLEN; encoded by the coding sequence ATGAAACGCCTTTTGCCCTGCGTCCTGCTTTGCGCGCTGCCGCTGAACACGATGGTGGCGCCGCCGGCTTCAGCCCAATGGACGGTCTATGACCCGGCCAATCATGTTCAGAATATTCTGCAGGCCATTCAGGCGGTGGAGGAAGTCACAAACCAGATCGAACAGCTCACCCATGAGATCGAGATGCTGGAGAACATGGCCCGCAATCTCGAAACCCTGCCTGTCAATGTCGCCGAAGCGATCATTCTCGACCGGATCAAACGGATCGAGGAGCTGATGCGGGAGGCCGAAGGCATTGGTTATGGCGTGGAAGAGGTCGAACGCGAATATGAAGAAGCCTACCCGGAAGACTATGGTGAAACCCCGCCCCGGCAGGCCGAACTGGTCGAGGACGCCCGTGCGCGCTGGCGTCAGTCCCGCACCGCCTATCGTGATACGCTGGTCACGGTCTCAGCGGCCCTCGAAGACAATGAAACCGATGCCGAGGCCATAGCGGGCCTGATCGAAACCAGCCAGGCGGCTGTCGGCAATCTGCAGGCCGTCCAGGCCGGCAATCAGATCGAAGCCATGCAGACCCAGCAGCTCATCCAGATGGAGAGCATGATGGCGGCTTACTACCGGGCCGAAGCGCTGGAACGCGCACGTGAGCTCGCCGAAGCCGAGCGCGGCCGGGCACGCACCAAATCCTTCCTGGAGAACTAG